TAACCAATATTATCATTCCTCGCATAAAATAATTTATTATATAACAAAATAAACATCGAATTAACTTTTTATGTCTGACATAAGAAAGTTTCAGAAAATTTAATATTTTAGGTAAGTAAAAGATACCTATATATAATAAGAATATGTTTAAATTGATAGTTTTTAGAACTGATATAAATACTGAAATGAAAAGCAAATATATGGACAGAATATCTATATAATAGTGCTATGAAAAATCAATATTTCGTAACTTTTACAGATTTTTTACAATTGCTGCTATTTTTTTTAATTTTAGTATTGACTTTAATTACCATTGTTGGTAGAATAAAATTATACAAAATAATGTCGAATCTTGTTGAGAAAGGTGGAAAAAACATGATGAAGTCAACTGGTATAGTTAGAAAGGTAGATGAGCTAGGAAGAGTTGTCATCCCTATAGAGCTGAGACGTACGTTAAACATAGCAGAAAAAGATGCTCTAGAAATATATGTAGATAATGAACACATTATACTAAAAAAGTATGAACCAGCCTGCATATTCTGCGGAAATGCCAGGGATATTGAAACTTATAAAGGAAAGAATATCTGCAAAAATTGTCTGCAAAATATTAGCGAAACAAAGTAAATGCAGAATGTCAAAACCGGGAAGTTTAACCAACCTCCCGGTTTTGCACCCTTATATAGCCTTTAAAATATCTAGTTCATATCTATACTATGCTTATAAACTTCCCTTTTTGGTATATCCCTATCCTTTGCCACCGCCTTTATGGCATCCTTTTTTGTCAGGCCTCTATTCAAATACAGGGTGATATGCTCTTTTATACTGATATCCACATCAAATTGTTGCTGCTGCATTTCTTGTGGAGCACCCTCCACAACTATTACAAATTCGCCTCTTATCCCGTCTTGGCTGAAATGTTTAACGGCATCCGATATGCTGCCCCTGTATACCTGCTCATGTAATTTGGTAAGTTCCTTTGCAACTGCAACCTTCCTATCTCCCAATACCTCCCAAACATCTTCCAGCATTGCGCACAACCTGTGGGGAGCCTCGTAAAATATAATGGTGCGTTGCTCTTGACCTATCTCTTCTAGCCTCTTTCGCCTATCATTTTTAGCAGAAGGCAAAAATCCTTCGAACACAAACTTGTCGGCAGGCAATCCTGATAATAATAGTGCATTTATCAAAGCTGTAGGCCCTGATATCACCGACACTTTGATGGAATTTTCTACAGCCAGCCTTATAAGCTGTTGTCCAGGATCAGAAATACCCGGCATACCTGCATCAGATACTAGGGCTACGTTTTTCCCTGATTTCATCTGTTCTATAAGATTTCTTCCACTTTCTGTTTCATTGTGTTGGTGATAGCTGACCAACTTCTTTTTTATATCCAGATGGTTCAATAATTTTATCGTCCTTCTGGTATCTTCCGCGGCCACTATATCCACCTTTTTCAATACCTTTATAAGATTAAAGGTAATATCGTCTAAGTTGCCTATAGGTGTACCGCATATAAATAATTCACCCACATTTTGCGTCATAGCTGTTCACCTTTTTGATAGATATTTATTATATCCTCAGTATATTCTCCATCATCCTTATAGATATATAGAGGACATTCCAGTTTAAAGTCAGGCTTTGAATGTTTTACCCCTTCTATCAAAACCAGCTTTGGAGGCTTGGAAACAAAAGAATGTACCATCTTCATCCTCTTTGGCTCTATACGCATGTTTCTCATGCAGTAAAGTGCATCTACCATCCTGTCCGGCCTGTATACAATATAAAATCTGCCTCCCGGTTTCAACAGATAATCTGCTGCCTTTATTGTATCCTGTATTGTACATTCTATCTCGTGTTTTGATATTGCCTTTGCTTTATTAGGGTTTATCTTACCCCTTCCAACAGGCTTGTAAGGAGGATTTGATACCACCGCATCAAAAGATGCCTTCTCCAGCACATCTTGTATCTTTTTTATATCATAATTTATAATCTCTATCCTGTCATCTATATCGTTTAACTTTACACTCCGCTTGGCCATCTGTGCTACCTGTTGTTGAATCTCCACCCCTACTATCCGAGCTGCCTGGGTTCTGCCGGACAGCAGTAAAGGAATTATGCCTGTTCCTGTACCTAGATCAGCTACCAAATCGTCCCGTCTCACATACGCATAGGCTGACAAAAGCACAGCATCCATCCCAAAACAAAAAAAATCTTTGTTTTGGATTATCTTCAGACCTTTTAACTGTAGATCATCTATTCTTTCATTACGTTCAAGCTCTATATCCATTAAATCCTCCATTTATCGGGTATTACAAAAGAGATTGTATATACTTCTCTATCTGTTCTTTTGTCATGGGGCCGGGATGTGAAAAAGCCACATATCCCTGCTTATCTATAAAGTAGGTAACAGGGATACCCCTAACACCATACATAGTTGTAGATACACCTTGTTCATCAAGGGGTACAGTAAAAGTATAACCTTCTTTGTCAATATAATCAACAACGTCCTGAACCCCATTCTTTTCTGATGTGGTCAGGTTGACTGCCAACACCTGCAAATCTTGCTGGTATTTCTCATGGGCCTGCTGTATCTCAGGCATTTCCACTGTACAATATCCGCACCATGTAGCCCAAAAATTCAGCATTACTACCTTACCCCTATAATCAGATAATTTAACTACCTCCCCTTCTAGGGTTGTCAATTCAAAATCAGGGGCT
This is a stretch of genomic DNA from Clostridia bacterium. It encodes these proteins:
- a CDS encoding AbrB/MazE/SpoVT family DNA-binding domain-containing protein, whose protein sequence is MKSTGIVRKVDELGRVVIPIELRRTLNIAEKDALEIYVDNEHIILKKYEPACIFCGNARDIETYKGKNICKNCLQNISETK
- the rsmI gene encoding 16S rRNA (cytidine(1402)-2'-O)-methyltransferase — protein: MTQNVGELFICGTPIGNLDDITFNLIKVLKKVDIVAAEDTRRTIKLLNHLDIKKKLVSYHQHNETESGRNLIEQMKSGKNVALVSDAGMPGISDPGQQLIRLAVENSIKVSVISGPTALINALLLSGLPADKFVFEGFLPSAKNDRRKRLEEIGQEQRTIIFYEAPHRLCAMLEDVWEVLGDRKVAVAKELTKLHEQVYRGSISDAVKHFSQDGIRGEFVIVVEGAPQEMQQQQFDVDISIKEHITLYLNRGLTKKDAIKAVAKDRDIPKREVYKHSIDMN
- a CDS encoding tRNA1(Val) (adenine(37)-N6)-methyltransferase; this encodes MDIELERNERIDDLQLKGLKIIQNKDFFCFGMDAVLLSAYAYVRRDDLVADLGTGTGIIPLLLSGRTQAARIVGVEIQQQVAQMAKRSVKLNDIDDRIEIINYDIKKIQDVLEKASFDAVVSNPPYKPVGRGKINPNKAKAISKHEIECTIQDTIKAADYLLKPGGRFYIVYRPDRMVDALYCMRNMRIEPKRMKMVHSFVSKPPKLVLIEGVKHSKPDFKLECPLYIYKDDGEYTEDIINIYQKGEQL
- a CDS encoding TlpA disulfide reductase family protein; amino-acid sequence: MFKKPYNIFILIIVLSLLLTILSSCGGSQKLEGEIAEDDAVDNENESADQQPNKTQAPDFELTTLEGEVVKLSDYRGKVVMLNFWATWCGYCTVEMPEIQQAHEKYQQDLQVLAVNLTTSEKNGVQDVVDYIDKEGYTFTVPLDEQGVSTTMYGVRGIPVTYFIDKQGYVAFSHPGPMTKEQIEKYIQSLL